Proteins encoded by one window of Rutidosis leptorrhynchoides isolate AG116_Rl617_1_P2 chromosome 7, CSIRO_AGI_Rlap_v1, whole genome shotgun sequence:
- the LOC139860307 gene encoding uncharacterized protein: MSYYSKSKTELSMIGAEAFALLDDNFTSRPTAPPRRPPPQIFPYQYRAQQTYVFQQIPAERNETVINCYEAVHKYGGSLVVEYPKRKPARFFCREYYRAWSKSPCEPETSLICYLLCYLCAAGSRRLPELPCSYKAVLVLNSFDFQPVGILLFLLLLITGKINSSHTHGYLRSCPISLGAGRSRGSRDTRVRIRVGSWNVGTLSSKARELVNTLRKSKVDILCVQETRWRGEEAVDVDDYRLWFSGSRVARNGVGILIGPRYKDNIVGVDRCSDRIMSVRVVIQEETYMVICAYAPHAGLGDDEKVRFWEALDEVVRSCPADHRLVIGGDLNGHIGTISDGYTGVHGGFGYGVRNEEGRSILEFAVAHELVVANSFFRKTEAQLATFHSGGHSTQIDYLLLRKGDLRACRDCRALTTWTCSTQHRLLVMDLVLQRRVTKRVRPVQPRILWKNLIEGKAETFKTSVLERVEAGMDTVTQVDADQMWNRMASAIRDVAKETLGVAVGTSRGHKSNRESWWISDEVQTKVALKQQRFKELITCRDGTREDRTRAEERYKEANREAKKAVARAKDKAYEDLYRKLDSKEGANDIYRIAKARERRRRDIDNIKFIKDEAGQTLVKEEEIRKRWEGYFSTLFVGEGPGRQEVPQDLGIGQFRNNSFCRRIRKEEDACGKHRVFPDRSRLAPGIGP, translated from the exons ATGTCGTATTACTCAAAAAGCAAAACCGAGCTTTCGATGATTGGGGCAGAAGCATTTGCACTCCTTGATGATAACTTTACAAGTAGGCCAACCGCTCCACCACGTAGACCTCCGCCTCAGATATTTCCATATCAGTATCGAGCCCAACAGACTTATGTTTTTCAACAAATACCAGCCGAAAGGAATGAAACAGTGATAAATTGCTATGAAGCGGTTCACAAGTACGGAGGGAGTCTAGTTGTGGAATATCCTAAAAGGAAGCCTGCTC gtttTTTTTGCAGGGAATATTACCGAGCTTGGAGCAAAAGTCCTTGCGAACCAGAAACCTCGCTAATTTGCTATCTGCTCTGCTACCTCTGTGCCGCCGGTAGCCGCCGGTTGCCGGAACTCCCTTGTTCTTACAAGGCCGT GTTAGTGTTAAATAGCTTTGATTTTCAACCTGTAGGAATCCTGTTATTCCTGTTACTACTTATTAcg GGTAAGATTAACTCGTCACATACGCATGGTTACTTGAGGTCATGTCCTATTAGTTTAGGGGCGGGTAGGTCTAGAGGGAGTAGAGATACTCGCGTTAGGATTAGAGTAGGTAGTTGGAATGTAGGAACTTTGTCTAGCAAAGCCCGTGAACTTGTAAATACGCTACGTAAGAGTAAAGTGGACATATTGTGTGTTCAAGAGACCAGATGGAGGGGTGAAGAGGCGGTTGACGTGGACGACTACAGGTTGTGGTTCTCGGGTTCTAGAGTAGCTAGAAACGGGGTAGGGATCCTTATAGGACCCCGTTATAAGGATAATATTGTGGGTGTGGATAGGTgtagcgataggattatgtcggttagggTAGTTATCCAGGAGGAGACTTACATGGTCATTTGCGCTTACGCACCCCATGCTGGTTTAGGAGATGATGAAAAAGTTCGCTTTTGGGAAGCGTTAGATGAAGTTGTGAGGAGTTGCCCCGCCGACCATCGATTGGTTATTGGGGGAGACCTTAATGGTCATATAGGAACGATCTCGGACGGATATACGGGTGTCCATGGGGGCTTTGGGTACGGAGTTCGGAATGAAGAAGGACGATCTATTCTCGAATTCGCTGTTGCCCACGAACTGGTTGTTGCAAACTCCTTCTTTAGGAAGACGGAAGCACAACTAGCTACTTTCCACAGTGGGGGACATAGTACCCAGATTGACTATTTGCTGCTTCGCAAAGGGGACCTTAGAGCTTGCAGAGACTGTAGAGCCCTGACTACCTGGACTTGTTCCACCCAACACAGATTATTGGTCATGGACTTGGTTCTGCAGAGGCGGGTTACTAAAAGAGTGAGACCCGTCCAACCTAGGATCCTTTGGAAGAATCTGATTGAAGGGAAAGCCGAAACTTTTAAAACTTCAGTGTTGGAAAGAGTAGAGGCAGGAATGGATACCGTTACTCAAGTGGACGCAGATCAGATGTGGAATAGGATGGCATCTGCTATTAGGGATGTTGCCAAGGAAACCTTAGGTGTGGCAGTAGGGACATCGAGAGGACATAAGTCTAATAGAGAATCATGGTGGATTAGTGATGAGGTTCAAACCAAAGTCGCACTTAAGCAACAGAGGTTTAAGGAGCTCATTACATGCCGGGACGGGACACGTGAAGATAGAACTAGGGCAGAAGAGAGGTATAAAGAAGCCAACAGAGAAGCTAAGAAGGCCGTTGCCCGTGCAAAAGATAAAGCGTATGAAGACTTGTATAGGAAACTAGACTCCAAAGAAGGAGCAAATGATATTTACAGGATTGCAAAAGCTAGGGAGCGTAGGAGGAGGGATatagataacatcaagtttatcaaggATGAAGCCGGTCAAACCTTAGTGAAGGAAGAagaaattaggaaaagatgggaagggtaTTTCTCAACTCTTTTCGTGGGTGAAGGACCTGGGCGTCAAGAAGTTCCGCAGGACTTGGGAATAGGACAATTCCGGAACAACAGTTTCTGTAGGAGAATCAGGAAGGAAGAA GACGCCTGTGGGAAACACAGAGTATTTCCCGATAGAAGTAGGCTTGcaccagggatcggcccttag